In the Acidobacteriota bacterium genome, GCCGAATCTCATCCGCATTCGGGTCCGGGTTACGCTCGAGCAGTTCCTTGGTCATCAAAATGAAACCCGGCGTGCAGAAGCCGCACTGGAAAGCGTCCTTGGCGATGAAGCATTTTTGAATGGGATGCAGTACGCCTTCATCCGCGAGCCCTTCAACTGTTTGTACTTCCGCTCCATCTGCAAAAGCTGCCAGGTAGAGGCAGCCAGAGACCGCCAGTCCGTCCACGAGTACGGTGCAGCACCCGCAGAGCCCCTGCGCGCAACTCTCCCGCGCGCCGAACAGGCCGAACTCGCGCTGCAATACTTCAATGACGGTTTCATACACCGCGATGTCGGCGCTGGCGGCGCGGCCATTCAGCTTGAATTGGATGTTGCGGCGATTGGTTGTGCTCATTATTCGCTCTCCAGCGGTCGGCCTTCTTTTTCGCGCAGAGCGCGCAGCACCCGCTCCGGCGTCAGTGGAAGCTCCATGATTCGTACGCCGATGGCATCGAAGAGCGCGTTGGCGATGGCGGGTGCGACGGAAAACACCGCCGTCTCGCCAACGCCTTTTGCGCCGAAGGGCGCATCGCCGTGCGGAATCTCGATCATCTCTCCGGTCATCTCGTCAGGAATATCGAGTGTCCCTGGTATTTTATAATCGGCGAGGCTGGCGTTGAGCACCTGCCCATCGCTGAAGCGCATCTCCTCAAACAACGTGAATCCCAGTTGCATCGTGCCCGCGCCGGTGAGCTGGCGCTCCACGATGGAAGGGTTGATGGCGCGGCCTACGTCGCCTACATTCACCAGTTTCGTTACGCGAATGCGGCCCGTTTC is a window encoding:
- a CDS encoding (2Fe-2S)-binding protein, translating into MSTTNRRNIQFKLNGRAASADIAVYETVIEVLQREFGLFGARESCAQGLCGCCTVLVDGLAVSGCLYLAAFADGAEVQTVEGLADEGVLHPIQKCFIAKDAFQCGFCTPGFILMTKELLERNPDPNADEIRHYLSGNLCRCGTYPDIVEAVKAAAGEIAHGAPLRANPSADSAQ